The following DNA comes from Halobacillus litoralis.
AGCATGGCTTGTGTATCGTCTTCCTGCGGAGTTATTTGATTCATTTGCCCGCTTGCTACAGGCTCTTGGTCAAGTAGAGGAAGATCTCAAAAGCATTATTGAACAGAAAAGGAAGCAACTGCCTGTGCAACGCAGGAAGGAGATCACCTTTCAAGCGGAAGATCTTATTGCATTGTATCCAGATATCCGTAAAGGACCGTGGATTTCTAAAGCCATGGAGCAGATAGAATACGAAATCATAAAAGAAAATATCGAAAATGACTACGAAAAGATAAAGGAGTGGGTCTTAGCGTGGAATCCACCCGTAAACAATTAATTGAACTATTGAATAAAAAAGATGGGCATATTTCCGGACAGGAACTTTCCAATCAATTAAACATCTCAAGAACTGCCATTTGGAAACATATGAATGAGTTGAAAAAGGACGGCTATGACATTGAAGCTGTTCAAAGAAAAGGCTATAAAATATTGTCTTCCCCTGATAAAATGAGTGAAAATACTTTACAGTGGGGATTGGACACAGAATGGATCGGCCATCAGCTTTTCCATTACGACCAGGTGGAGTCGACACAGGAGATCGTGCACCAAATGGCTAAGCAGGGAAAGCCGCACGGGACCGTTGTTATCGCTGATGAGCAAGTTAAAGGAAAAGGCCGTATGGCAAGGAAATGGGACTCACCCAAAGGAAAAGGCATTTGGATGAGTATTTTGTTAAGACCGAATTTACCACCATTCAAAGCGCCGCAGCTGACCTTGCTTGCAGCGACTGTGCTGGCTGAAATGATTTCGGAAAGGTCTGCACTTGTGCCACAAATCAAGTGGCCGAATGATTTGCTCATCCATCATAAAAAAGTTTCTGGTATTCTGACAGAGATGCAGGCAGAGCAGGATGCAATCCAGTATATTGTAGTGGGAATAGGGATGAACGTTAACCAGAATGGAGAAGAGATTCCTGAGGATATCCGCCACAAAGCATCTTCCCTTAAGAATGAAGCAGGTGAAGAGTGGAACATTCAAGAAACGGTTCAGCACATTTTGCGTTTGTTCGAACGTACATATGATCAATACGAATCCGATGGTTTTGAGGCGATAAAGGCAAACTGGGAAAAGCATGGCTATCGGATTGGTGAAGAGGTAACGATTTCAACTATGAAACGAACGTGGAAGGCTACTTTAGTAGGGATAGAACCAGACGGGGCTCTTTGTGTGAGAGATCGTGATGGGAACCATGAAAAGCTGTATTCAGCAGAAATTCATTGGGGAGAGGGAGGATATCATGCGTAACAAAAACCAATTTCTACGTATGAAGCAAGACCAGGAAAAAATCGCTATGATCACCGGTTACGATTTTCCATCAGCCAAAATGGCAGAAGAGGCAAAGGCAGATATGATTCTCGTAGGGGATAGTTTAGGGATGACTGTGCTTGGCTACGATTCAACCATCCCTGTTACCATCGAGGACATGGTCCATCATGGGAAAGCTGTAGCGCGTGGAGCAGGTGATACGTTCAAAGTGATTGATATGCCGTTTATGTCTTACCATATTTCTATAGAAGAAGCATTGAAAAACGGGAGAAGACTGTATCAAGAAACAGGTGCGCAAGCTTTAAAACTTGAGGGAAGCGGAGAAGTTGCGGAAATCATGTCTAAGCTTGTCCACGCGGGGATCCCGGTGGTCGGACATATTGGATTGACACCTCAATCAGTCAACGTATTGGGAGGTTATAAAGTTCAAGGGAAAGATCGTGAAGCCGCCCAGCGTCTGTTGGATGAGGCGCTTGAAATCGAAGCGGCCGGAGCTATGGCCATCGTATTAGAATGTATTCCACACCAGTTGGCAGAGGTCATTACCAAGCGAATATCCATCCCTACGATCGGAATAGGAGCCGGTGCAGAATGCGATGGCCAGGTCCTTGTCTATCACGACATATTAAGATACGGGGTTGAACGTCTGCCTAAATTTGTGAAACCCTATGTCGATAGTAATCATTTATTAGGAGAAGCTGTGCAAACCTATGTGAACGAAGTTAAATCCAAAGCTTTTCCAGAAGAACAACATACATTCACCATGGATGTTTCAGTACTGCCAGAAGAATAAGGGGAGCCGACATGGAAGTTATGAAAGAAGTGGAAAAAGTACAGAACAAAGTAACAGAGCTTATTAAAGAAGGAAAATCAATCGGTTTTGTTCCAACTATGGGATATCTCCATGAAGGACATGTCCGTTTGATCAAAGAAGCACGAAAAGAAAATGATTTTGTGATTCTTAGTATTTTCATAAATCCCTTACAGTTCGGTGAAGGTGAGGATTTAGAAACCTACCCCCGGGATGAACATCACGATAAGAAGGTGGCTGAAGAAAACGGTGCAGATCTGATTTTCTTACCTTCGACAGATTCGATGTATCCAAACCCACTTTCCATCCATATGTCAGTTGAAGGACGTACGGATGCCTTGTGTGGAAGAAGCCGTCCCGGTCATTTTGAAGGGGTGGTCACAGTACTGACGAAACTGTTTCACATCACCCGCCCGACACGGACGTATTTCGGGATGAAAGATGCACAGCAGGTAGCTGTCGTGGATGCTCTTATCAAGGATTATAACTTCCCGATTGAACTTGTTCCTGTTCCAACGGTTAGAGAAGCGGATGGTCTTGCGAAAAGCAGCCGCAATGTCCACCTTTCTGCTAAGGAAAGAGAGGAAGCTCCCGCCATTCAGAAGGCATTACAATATGGCAGGGAACTTGTGTG
Coding sequences within:
- a CDS encoding biotin--[acetyl-CoA-carboxylase] ligase, coding for MESTRKQLIELLNKKDGHISGQELSNQLNISRTAIWKHMNELKKDGYDIEAVQRKGYKILSSPDKMSENTLQWGLDTEWIGHQLFHYDQVESTQEIVHQMAKQGKPHGTVVIADEQVKGKGRMARKWDSPKGKGIWMSILLRPNLPPFKAPQLTLLAATVLAEMISERSALVPQIKWPNDLLIHHKKVSGILTEMQAEQDAIQYIVVGIGMNVNQNGEEIPEDIRHKASSLKNEAGEEWNIQETVQHILRLFERTYDQYESDGFEAIKANWEKHGYRIGEEVTISTMKRTWKATLVGIEPDGALCVRDRDGNHEKLYSAEIHWGEGGYHA
- the panB gene encoding 3-methyl-2-oxobutanoate hydroxymethyltransferase is translated as MRNKNQFLRMKQDQEKIAMITGYDFPSAKMAEEAKADMILVGDSLGMTVLGYDSTIPVTIEDMVHHGKAVARGAGDTFKVIDMPFMSYHISIEEALKNGRRLYQETGAQALKLEGSGEVAEIMSKLVHAGIPVVGHIGLTPQSVNVLGGYKVQGKDREAAQRLLDEALEIEAAGAMAIVLECIPHQLAEVITKRISIPTIGIGAGAECDGQVLVYHDILRYGVERLPKFVKPYVDSNHLLGEAVQTYVNEVKSKAFPEEQHTFTMDVSVLPEE
- the panC gene encoding pantoate--beta-alanine ligase, coding for MEVMKEVEKVQNKVTELIKEGKSIGFVPTMGYLHEGHVRLIKEARKENDFVILSIFINPLQFGEGEDLETYPRDEHHDKKVAEENGADLIFLPSTDSMYPNPLSIHMSVEGRTDALCGRSRPGHFEGVVTVLTKLFHITRPTRTYFGMKDAQQVAVVDALIKDYNFPIELVPVPTVREADGLAKSSRNVHLSAKEREEAPAIQKALQYGRELVCNGETRPEEVVRSTRKFLESQTHGKIDYIELLSYPELEFVKTIERPVILATAVFYEKARLIDNVVFNEKGEETAG